The DNA window CCCGATTATGTGCCATGCTCCCCTGCCGAACGCTTCAACGAGCGTAACAAAGGTATAAGATGGCGAATACTTGAACGAATAGCGAAGCATAAACCAGATGTTCTTTGAAACACCTATCGAGCTGTGCCCTTCCTGTTTCTCTTTCTCTATTCTCTCTTTTTTCATATTATCACTTCCTCTGTATCCGCGTAGGAGTCCGCCTGCTTATGCCACATTTCAGCATATCCGCCGTTCAGTGACAGAAGCTCTCCGTGGCTACCTTGCTCGACGATCCTTCCGCTTTCAAACATATAGATTCGATCCGCCATCGTCGCGCTCGAAAGTCGGTGAGAAATGAAAATGACGGTCTTTCCCTCACACGCCTCGAACATATTTCGGTACATTTCCTGCTCTGCAATCGGATCGAGGGCTGATGTAGGCTCATCCATAATAACAATCTCGTGCTTTCCGGCAAACAGTCTTGCTATCGAAATCTTCTGCGCCTCGCCGCCCGAGAAGATCACGCCTTCGCTGTCAAACTCCTTTGTCACGTTGGAATCGACGCCGTCGGGGAGCGCCTCGACCATTTCATACGCACCCGCTCTTTTGAGTGCATCGCTGACCGTTTTTCTGTCATCGTCGGTTATATCGCCGCGCAACAGCACGTTCTCCGCAACGGTAGCGGCAAAAAGGCGGTAATCCTGAAACACGATCCCGAACTTACCACGATAGGATGAAAGTCGGTAGTCTTTGATGTTCCTGCCATTCAGCAATATCTCGCCCTTGTCAGGATCATAAAGTCTTTGCAGCAATTTGACAAGGGTGGTCTTGCCGGCTCCGTTGTGGCCAACGACGGCGATCCGCTCGCCGGCATTCACCGTGAAGCTGACTTCTGACAGCGCCGGAGTGTCCTGCTCTTCGTATGCGAAGGTTACATCCCTGATCTCCATCTTTTCAAATGCGGGAGCATCGGGGGCATTACTATCCTCAGCTATCTGCACCTCATACTCAAGAAAGCTGCGCAGATTATCTATGTAGAGTGAGTTTTGATCGAGATCCATAATTGTATTGCCGATGTAGTCAATATTACTCGCTATGCCGGCTATCGAGTTTATCACAACAAAGCAATCCCCGAGAAGCATCGTTTTGCTGACCAGCGTTCTGAAAGCCGCAAGTATTATTGTGCCGGTATCCACTATCACCTCAAAAATAAAATCGAACAGGTAACGTAAAAGCATTATCTTATATCCGTACTTCCGTACTATCGCTTTCATTTCCGCAATGCTGCTATGCATACGGTTGAACATAACTTTCCACATTTCTGTCAAACGCATTTCTTTTGAAAACTCCTGCAGATAAAACGTCCTGCGAACGTAGTCTCTTTGGCGGCGGACTTCTTTATTCTTCATATTGTATTCGTAATAGAGTCTGTTCCTTTTTTTGCCTATAAGAAGCGTGTATATAAACGGAAGCAAAGCGAGCAGCAGGAATATCGGATCGATAGTAAAGATCAGCGTCCCGACGGCTACAACATTAACCACAGCCCAGATGATGTTTGTCACGCTGTACATAGTTCCGTACGGGCTCGCCGAGTCAATCGCCTTGACGTACATATCATAGAATTCCGGGTTTTCAAAGCATTTCAGATCCACTTCCGCCGCCTTCTTCGCCAGGATGTTCTCGACGTACGCATCTATGACCGGGTATTTGAGCTTATAGTAGCGCGTCGCGAGGCAGCCGAATACGTTGACAAGTATCGAGTATCCAGCCATACACGCCAGCGTTATGACAACCGTTTTCAGCGGCTTGCCCTCCTGCAGAGCGTCCAGAGCGTATTTATAAAGATAAGTGCCTAAAAGGAACGAATTTACACCGGCGAGAATATTTTCCGCCATCATAAGCCAAAACACCCCCGGACAGGCTTTGAGAACCAGACCGAGCATAAATCTGTTGTTATTTACGGTGTGTTTCCAGCTTGACATTTTCTTTTCATTTCTCATATGTCAGAAGCATACCTCTCGCAGATATTGTATAGCGAGTATACCCCACCCCCCGAAAAATTGTCAATATGTTTTTTCAAAATATTTAACTACAGATTATAAAAATTGAATCACAGATAACAAAACCCGGAATATCGTGCGGATGCGCAGAATCCCGGTGGTATTTCGCTTCGCTCTGTATGACGGTTTTTCGACTCCGGTTATAAATAGGTCGACGCTATTTCAACAGCAAAAGGGAGTCGCCCCTTTAGGGCGACTCCGATCACTTTTATGCGGTTTGACGTATTATTCCTCTATCCCGAGCTTCGCGAGCTCTTCGGCGGTGAGCGGGCGGGCTTCGCCTTCCGCGAGGCCGGGCGGCAGCGTCACGCCGCCGAAGGCGACGCGCTTCAGCGAAAGCACGGTAAGGCCGCGCGCGGCGAACATACGCTTGACCTGATGGAACTTCCCCTCGCGCAGCGTCACGCGGGCGAGATTTCCGCCGAGCGGCTCCAGCTTCGCGGGCAGCGCGGTGAAGTCCGCAAGCTCCATCCCTTCCGCGAAGGCGGCGGCGTCCGCGGCGGTCGGCGTTCCGTCCAACTCCGCGATGTACGTCTTGTCGACGTGCGACGCCGGAGCGAGCAAGCGGTGCGCGGCGGCGCCGTCGTTCGTTATTATAAGCAGCCCCGTGGTGTCCTTGTCCAGCCGCCCGACCGGGAAAACATCGCGCCGTTTCTGGCTTTCGGGAAGCAGGTCCACGACCGTGCTCTGCCGCCTGTCCTCCGACGCGCTGAGCACTCCTGCGGGCTTGTTCATCATGATATAAACAAAAGAGCTCCGCGGCAGCGTCCTGCCGTCGAAGCTCACCGTTTCGGTATCTATCTTCCGCTCCGGAGAAAGCTCGACGGCGCCGTCCACGGCTACCCTG is part of the Clostridia bacterium genome and encodes:
- a CDS encoding ABC transporter ATP-binding protein gives rise to the protein MAENILAGVNSFLLGTYLYKYALDALQEGKPLKTVVITLACMAGYSILVNVFGCLATRYYKLKYPVIDAYVENILAKKAAEVDLKCFENPEFYDMYVKAIDSASPYGTMYSVTNIIWAVVNVVAVGTLIFTIDPIFLLLALLPFIYTLLIGKKRNRLYYEYNMKNKEVRRQRDYVRRTFYLQEFSKEMRLTEMWKVMFNRMHSSIAEMKAIVRKYGYKIMLLRYLFDFIFEVIVDTGTIILAAFRTLVSKTMLLGDCFVVINSIAGIASNIDYIGNTIMDLDQNSLYIDNLRSFLEYEVQIAEDSNAPDAPAFEKMEIRDVTFAYEEQDTPALSEVSFTVNAGERIAVVGHNGAGKTTLVKLLQRLYDPDKGEILLNGRNIKDYRLSSYRGKFGIVFQDYRLFAATVAENVLLRGDITDDDRKTVSDALKRAGAYEMVEALPDGVDSNVTKEFDSEGVIFSGGEAQKISIARLFAGKHEIVIMDEPTSALDPIAEQEMYRNMFEACEGKTVIFISHRLSSATMADRIYMFESGRIVEQGSHGELLSLNGGYAEMWHKQADSYADTEEVII
- a CDS encoding 16S rRNA pseudouridine(516) synthase; its protein translation is MERLDGYVSSRANITRRDAKAAIKRGRVAVDGAVELSPERKIDTETVSFDGRTLPRSSFVYIMMNKPAGVLSASEDRRQSTVVDLLPESQKRRDVFPVGRLDKDTTGLLIITNDGAAAHRLLAPASHVDKTYIAELDGTPTAADAAAFAEGMELADFTALPAKLEPLGGNLARVTLREGKFHQVKRMFAARGLTVLSLKRVAFGGVTLPPGLAEGEARPLTAEELAKLGIEE